One Rhinoderma darwinii isolate aRhiDar2 chromosome 6, aRhiDar2.hap1, whole genome shotgun sequence DNA window includes the following coding sequences:
- the LOC142656674 gene encoding olfactory receptor 1M1-like, which yields MLSNLVANRTNIEFHILPFSQNTDDKLLIAGIFSTIYLMGIILNSVVIAVICLDVHLHTPMYLFFCNLSAIDICYTTVVIPKLLHILLSGNDLVSSTQCFTQMYFFFMAASAEVILFFVMGYDRYVAICHPLHYHRILSVRISTLIMAIMWVCASINASFFIIPLLNLTFDRVVSLHQFFCDAITVFNASYGGSNKFYIMICTECVLFGLCPFICNLVSYIKIFCVIGRIKSREGRRKTFSTCSSHLIVMMIYYSTGGSHFMSSFHHTGALLNQVLSMFYSTVVPMINPLVYSLRNNEIKKALQKLLKVK from the coding sequence ATGTTGTCAAATCTCGTAGCCAATCGCACAAATATagaatttcacattcttccattcTCCCAAAATACTGATGATAAGCTGCTAATTGCCGGCATTTTCTCCACCATTTACTTGATGGGAATCATTTTGAATTCAGTTGTTATTGCAGTGATATGTCTAGATGTGCATCTACACACCCCAATGTATCTCTTCTTCTGTAACTTATCCGCCATAGATATCTGCTACACCACAGTCGTTATCCCTAAACTTCTCCATATACTATTATCTGGGAATGACCTGGTATCTTCTACCCAATGCTTCACCCAGATGTACTTTTTCTTTATGGCAGCCAGTGCTGAGGTCATACTTTTCTTTGTAATGGGATATGACCGATACGTTGCGATTTGTCATCCCTTGCACTACCATCGAATCCTGAGCGTGAGGATCTCTACACTGATTATGGCCATCATGTGGGTTTGTGCCTCCATAAACGCATCTTTCTTCATCATCCCACTATTGAACCTAACATTTGATCGGGTGGTTAGTCTTCATCAGTTCTTCTGTGATGCTATTACTGTATTTAACGCATCCTACGGTGGCTCCAACAAATTTTATATTATGATCTGTACAGAATGTGTTCTGTTTGGACTCTGTCCCTTCATTTGCAATTTGGTGTCATACATTAAAATCTTTTGCGTAATTGGACGTATTAAATCCAGGGAAGGAAGAAGGAAAACCTTTTCCACCTGCTCGTCCCACCTGATTGTCATGATGATCTACTATTCTACAGGAGGATCACACTTCATGTCGTCCTTCCACCACACAGGAGCCCTCCTCAACCAAGTCCTGTCCATGTTTTACTCTACAGTTGTACCTATGATAAATCCACTTGTTTATAGTCTACGCAACAATGAAATCAAGAAAGCTCTGCAGAAATTGTTGAAGGTAAAATAA